A stretch of the Siniperca chuatsi isolate FFG_IHB_CAS linkage group LG24, ASM2008510v1, whole genome shotgun sequence genome encodes the following:
- the bin1b gene encoding myc box-dependent-interacting protein 1b isoform X3 — translation MAETGKGVTAGKLAINVQKRLTRAQEKVLQKLGKADETRDAAFEEMVANFNKQMTEGTKLQKDLKAYLTAVKTMHDASRRLQDCLADMYEPDWFGKEEMDALAEDTDTLWLDYHQNITDKSLTCMDTYLTQFPDIKARIAKRDRKMVDFDSARHHFASLQKGKKKDEAKIAKAEEDLGRAQKIFEELNVELQDELPTLWDNRVAVYVNTFQGLAGHQEKFHREMSKLSQNLNDIMTKLEEQRQLRKDGTAAAKTGDGAKSEEANHSDSASSPPKVVQKPGPPPSRPPPRCTPSPDQRQQHVDMSEDEASVPDANTDPTTTTTQQKEQATAEQEHDDGQYPEEAQGGWDYDESNTQSYTQPSWDDAETAQGQESWSNDGVSAAQSYTKPNWDDDGAQVGQGGWGVDGEAQSASAVTNGSDGELPPGFVYKVKAIHDYTATDGDELELKMGDVVLVLAFDNPDEQDDGWLMGVKESHWVQKKDISAKGVFPENFTQKV, via the exons ATGGCCGAGACAGGGAAAGGGGTCACCGCCGGGAAACTGGCCATCAACGTCCAGAAGAGGCTCACCAGAGCGCAGGAGAAG GTCTTGCAGAAGCTCGGCAAAGCAGATGAGACCCGAGACGCCGCCTTTGAGGAGATGGTGGCCAACTTCAACAAGCAGATG ACTGAAGGCACCAAACTGCAGAAGGACCTGAAAGCCTACCTGACAGCAGTGaaaa cgATGCACGATGCATCGCGGCGGCTTCAGGACTGTCTGGCAGACATGTACGAACCTGACTGGTTTGGCAAAGAGGAGATGGACGCACTGGCAGAG gacaCAGACACTCTGTGGTTAGACTACCACCAGAACATCACGGACAAATCTCTGACCTGTATGGACACGTACCTGACCCAGTTTCCTGACATTAAG GCTCGCATAGCGAAGCGCGACAGGAAGATGGTGGACTTCGACAGCGCCAGGCATCACTTCGCCTCCTtacagaaaggaaagaagaaggaCGAGGCCAAGATCGCCAAG gcggAGGAGGACCTGGGTCGAGCTCAGAAGATTTTCGAGGAGCTGAACGTGGAGTTACAAGATGAGCTTCCAACACTGTGGGACAA tCGTGTTGCCGTCTATGTTAACACATTCCAGGGTCTCGCAGGTCATCAGGAGAAGTTCCACAGGGAAATGAGCAAG CTCAGCCAAAACCTGAACGACATCATGACCAAACTGGAAGAGCAGCGGCAGCTGAG AAAAGATGGTACTGCAGCGGCAAAGACAGGAGATGGTGCCAAGAG tgagGAAGCCAACCACAGCGACTCAGCCAGCTCACCACCAAAG GTGGTGCAGAAGCCCGGTCCTCCTCCCAGTCGGCCTCCGCCCCGGTGTACGCCGTCTCCAGACCAGAGACAGCAGCATGTCGACATGTCCGAGGACGAGGCCTCGGTGCCTGACGCTAACACAGACCCCACTACCACAACGACACAGCAG AAAGAACAGGCTACCGCAGAGCAGGAGCATGATGACGGCCAGTACCCAGAGGAGGCCCAAGGTGGCTGGGATTATGATGAAAGCAACACCCAGAGCTACACCCAGCCCAGTTGGGATGATGCAGAAACCGCTCAGGGTCAAGAGAGCTGGAGCAACGATGGAGTTAGTGCCGCTCAGTCGTACACCAAGCCCAACTGGGACGACGATGGCGCCCAAGTGGGACAAGGTGGCTGGGGCGTTGATGGAGAGGCCCAG AGTGCGAGTGCAGTGACCAATGGCTCAGATGGTGAACTCCCTCCAGGATTCGTCTACAAG GTAAAAGCAATACATGATTATACTGCCACTGACGGTGATGAGCTGGAACTGAAGATGGGAGATGTCGTGCTGGTTTTGGCCTTTGACAACCCAGATGAACAG GACGATGGCTGGCTCATGGGCGTGAAGGAGTCTCACTGGGTGCAGAAAAAAGATATTTCAGCCAAAGGCGTTTTCCCTGAGAACTTTACTCAGAAGGTTTGA
- the bin1b gene encoding myc box-dependent-interacting protein 1b isoform X2 — MAETGKGVTAGKLAINVQKRLTRAQEKVLQKLGKADETRDAAFEEMVANFNKQMTEGTKLQKDLKAYLTAVKTMHDASRRLQDCLADMYEPDWFGKEEMDALAEDTDTLWLDYHQNITDKSLTCMDTYLTQFPDIKARIAKRDRKMVDFDSARHHFASLQKGKKKDEAKIAKAEEDLGRAQKIFEELNVELQDELPTLWDNRVAVYVNTFQGLAGHQEKFHREMSKLSQNLNDIMTKLEEQRQLRKDGTAAAKTGDGAKSEEANHSDSASSPPKKPGPPPSRPPPRCTPSPDQRQQHVDMSEDEASVPDANTDPTTTTTQQAPSWDSWKEQATAEQEHDDGQYPEEAQGGWDYDESNTQSYTQPSWDDAETAQGQESWSNDGVSAAQSYTKPNWDDDGAQVGQGGWGVDGEAQSASAVTNGSDGELPPGFVYKVKAIHDYTATDGDELELKMGDVVLVLAFDNPDEQDDGWLMGVKESHWVQKKDISAKGVFPENFTQKV; from the exons ATGGCCGAGACAGGGAAAGGGGTCACCGCCGGGAAACTGGCCATCAACGTCCAGAAGAGGCTCACCAGAGCGCAGGAGAAG GTCTTGCAGAAGCTCGGCAAAGCAGATGAGACCCGAGACGCCGCCTTTGAGGAGATGGTGGCCAACTTCAACAAGCAGATG ACTGAAGGCACCAAACTGCAGAAGGACCTGAAAGCCTACCTGACAGCAGTGaaaa cgATGCACGATGCATCGCGGCGGCTTCAGGACTGTCTGGCAGACATGTACGAACCTGACTGGTTTGGCAAAGAGGAGATGGACGCACTGGCAGAG gacaCAGACACTCTGTGGTTAGACTACCACCAGAACATCACGGACAAATCTCTGACCTGTATGGACACGTACCTGACCCAGTTTCCTGACATTAAG GCTCGCATAGCGAAGCGCGACAGGAAGATGGTGGACTTCGACAGCGCCAGGCATCACTTCGCCTCCTtacagaaaggaaagaagaaggaCGAGGCCAAGATCGCCAAG gcggAGGAGGACCTGGGTCGAGCTCAGAAGATTTTCGAGGAGCTGAACGTGGAGTTACAAGATGAGCTTCCAACACTGTGGGACAA tCGTGTTGCCGTCTATGTTAACACATTCCAGGGTCTCGCAGGTCATCAGGAGAAGTTCCACAGGGAAATGAGCAAG CTCAGCCAAAACCTGAACGACATCATGACCAAACTGGAAGAGCAGCGGCAGCTGAG AAAAGATGGTACTGCAGCGGCAAAGACAGGAGATGGTGCCAAGAG tgagGAAGCCAACCACAGCGACTCAGCCAGCTCACCACCAAAG AAGCCCGGTCCTCCTCCCAGTCGGCCTCCGCCCCGGTGTACGCCGTCTCCAGACCAGAGACAGCAGCATGTCGACATGTCCGAGGACGAGGCCTCGGTGCCTGACGCTAACACAGACCCCACTACCACAACGACACAGCAG GCGCCATCATGGGACTCATGG AAAGAACAGGCTACCGCAGAGCAGGAGCATGATGACGGCCAGTACCCAGAGGAGGCCCAAGGTGGCTGGGATTATGATGAAAGCAACACCCAGAGCTACACCCAGCCCAGTTGGGATGATGCAGAAACCGCTCAGGGTCAAGAGAGCTGGAGCAACGATGGAGTTAGTGCCGCTCAGTCGTACACCAAGCCCAACTGGGACGACGATGGCGCCCAAGTGGGACAAGGTGGCTGGGGCGTTGATGGAGAGGCCCAG AGTGCGAGTGCAGTGACCAATGGCTCAGATGGTGAACTCCCTCCAGGATTCGTCTACAAG GTAAAAGCAATACATGATTATACTGCCACTGACGGTGATGAGCTGGAACTGAAGATGGGAGATGTCGTGCTGGTTTTGGCCTTTGACAACCCAGATGAACAG GACGATGGCTGGCTCATGGGCGTGAAGGAGTCTCACTGGGTGCAGAAAAAAGATATTTCAGCCAAAGGCGTTTTCCCTGAGAACTTTACTCAGAAGGTTTGA
- the bin1b gene encoding myc box-dependent-interacting protein 1b isoform X1, translating into MAETGKGVTAGKLAINVQKRLTRAQEKVLQKLGKADETRDAAFEEMVANFNKQMTEGTKLQKDLKAYLTAVKTMHDASRRLQDCLADMYEPDWFGKEEMDALAEDTDTLWLDYHQNITDKSLTCMDTYLTQFPDIKARIAKRDRKMVDFDSARHHFASLQKGKKKDEAKIAKAEEDLGRAQKIFEELNVELQDELPTLWDNRVAVYVNTFQGLAGHQEKFHREMSKLSQNLNDIMTKLEEQRQLRKDGTAAAKTGDGAKSEEANHSDSASSPPKVVQKPGPPPSRPPPRCTPSPDQRQQHVDMSEDEASVPDANTDPTTTTTQQAPSWDSWKEQATAEQEHDDGQYPEEAQGGWDYDESNTQSYTQPSWDDAETAQGQESWSNDGVSAAQSYTKPNWDDDGAQVGQGGWGVDGEAQSASAVTNGSDGELPPGFVYKVKAIHDYTATDGDELELKMGDVVLVLAFDNPDEQDDGWLMGVKESHWVQKKDISAKGVFPENFTQKV; encoded by the exons ATGGCCGAGACAGGGAAAGGGGTCACCGCCGGGAAACTGGCCATCAACGTCCAGAAGAGGCTCACCAGAGCGCAGGAGAAG GTCTTGCAGAAGCTCGGCAAAGCAGATGAGACCCGAGACGCCGCCTTTGAGGAGATGGTGGCCAACTTCAACAAGCAGATG ACTGAAGGCACCAAACTGCAGAAGGACCTGAAAGCCTACCTGACAGCAGTGaaaa cgATGCACGATGCATCGCGGCGGCTTCAGGACTGTCTGGCAGACATGTACGAACCTGACTGGTTTGGCAAAGAGGAGATGGACGCACTGGCAGAG gacaCAGACACTCTGTGGTTAGACTACCACCAGAACATCACGGACAAATCTCTGACCTGTATGGACACGTACCTGACCCAGTTTCCTGACATTAAG GCTCGCATAGCGAAGCGCGACAGGAAGATGGTGGACTTCGACAGCGCCAGGCATCACTTCGCCTCCTtacagaaaggaaagaagaaggaCGAGGCCAAGATCGCCAAG gcggAGGAGGACCTGGGTCGAGCTCAGAAGATTTTCGAGGAGCTGAACGTGGAGTTACAAGATGAGCTTCCAACACTGTGGGACAA tCGTGTTGCCGTCTATGTTAACACATTCCAGGGTCTCGCAGGTCATCAGGAGAAGTTCCACAGGGAAATGAGCAAG CTCAGCCAAAACCTGAACGACATCATGACCAAACTGGAAGAGCAGCGGCAGCTGAG AAAAGATGGTACTGCAGCGGCAAAGACAGGAGATGGTGCCAAGAG tgagGAAGCCAACCACAGCGACTCAGCCAGCTCACCACCAAAG GTGGTGCAGAAGCCCGGTCCTCCTCCCAGTCGGCCTCCGCCCCGGTGTACGCCGTCTCCAGACCAGAGACAGCAGCATGTCGACATGTCCGAGGACGAGGCCTCGGTGCCTGACGCTAACACAGACCCCACTACCACAACGACACAGCAG GCGCCATCATGGGACTCATGG AAAGAACAGGCTACCGCAGAGCAGGAGCATGATGACGGCCAGTACCCAGAGGAGGCCCAAGGTGGCTGGGATTATGATGAAAGCAACACCCAGAGCTACACCCAGCCCAGTTGGGATGATGCAGAAACCGCTCAGGGTCAAGAGAGCTGGAGCAACGATGGAGTTAGTGCCGCTCAGTCGTACACCAAGCCCAACTGGGACGACGATGGCGCCCAAGTGGGACAAGGTGGCTGGGGCGTTGATGGAGAGGCCCAG AGTGCGAGTGCAGTGACCAATGGCTCAGATGGTGAACTCCCTCCAGGATTCGTCTACAAG GTAAAAGCAATACATGATTATACTGCCACTGACGGTGATGAGCTGGAACTGAAGATGGGAGATGTCGTGCTGGTTTTGGCCTTTGACAACCCAGATGAACAG GACGATGGCTGGCTCATGGGCGTGAAGGAGTCTCACTGGGTGCAGAAAAAAGATATTTCAGCCAAAGGCGTTTTCCCTGAGAACTTTACTCAGAAGGTTTGA